Genomic DNA from Tachyglossus aculeatus isolate mTacAcu1 chromosome 10, mTacAcu1.pri, whole genome shotgun sequence:
GAAGGGCATCAGAGCCCCTTTCATCTCTTCAAGTATCACACAATTATGTACCAATACAGGTCAGTAAACAATGGCCATTTCCCCCGCTGCCCACAACCCTGCCGATGTGCCAGCTCAGCTCAGAAGAGTCCAAAGGAAGCTAGGAACCCTGACTGGCCTTATTCTTCCCAAAGCCGGAGAACACGACGACGGGGAGAGTGGGACAGTCATACAAGTGATTCCTTGGCATCCCCTCCCCTTGCAtttctcaccctcccctccccacctcccacacaCGGCCCCCATTCACAGCTAGACTCCTGGGTGAGCACGCATGATGGCAAACTGTCAATCAACTCCTCTCTGTCTGTCCATCTTGGCCGGAGGAGAGGGGTAAGGGAAGGGTAGGATTTACAGGCCAAAACGGTAGGTAACTTTTCTCTCCGCCTGGCCTTTGGTTTCCCTAGGAGAACTGATGAGGCTTTAGTTTCACACACACAATTTCAGTCAAATTCGACGCCCGGTTGTTCCACCCTTGGACCGGGCTGGAAATCTCATCTGCTGGGCCCAGCAGAGTGTCTCCTCTTTCACGATTTTTTCGTTTGGGACAACGGGaggcctgaaaaaaaaaacccagacacCAGGGCCCGAGAGAATACATTTGGGAGCTTCAGGGAGTCTTTTGAGACGTAAACTTCTTTGAGAGGTGAAGCACTTCACAGAGTTTAGATGAACCCGGTTGGCAATTTCTACAGCTTCTCTGAAGTGGAAAGAAGAACGTTAGGTACTGTGGAGGTATGGCAACTTCAGATAATTCTCTCACTGGTAAAAACTTGCAAGGTAAACTCCGGGACAAGGGTGATGAACTCTTGACAAACGAGCCagttccccttcccactcccgcAGACTGCTACCGCGCCGCTCTAACAAGACTTTGGTGTCGGGGGATCCATGAAGAGCAAAGAGACAGCGGATCAAATGCTGTTCGTTGGATGGAGAGTATCTTGCTTGTTGGTGCTTGGCCAGAACTTTTTGTTCAGTCAATCCAAGAGGGGTAGAAAATATGGGACTGCTGGGAAACCTCGAGAGAACTAATGAGGATTCTCGAATTGACTGAATGGAaaaggggggggaaaaaaccaAAAATTACAACTAGCCCGCAGCAGTTTGGACTCGCTGCCAGTGGTATTTTTCAGGTGATTCCTGCCTGGTGAGGGACCCGGGGCTGCCACGGTGAGCATGATGGTGAGGGGGAAGGACAAGGTATTAGGCAGTGACAATGGGCCCATTTTTGGAGCAGAATAGCCACTCGCTAATGACGACTTTTTGGAGGCATTTGGATTCCTCTAGAATTCTCAGTTTCCTGCTGGCCTAGTTTCCctctgcttcttccactgagcatCAGAAAAGGGGCAAAGACCAACCCCAAGGGAAACTATGGGAGGTCAGGTTGTGCAGAGTGGACACTGTATGAGCTGCAGAGCAATAAGCAAGAGGCATTGAAAGCAAATAGCAAAAcctaattctctctctctctctcacacacacacacacacagcactcaGGTCTGCCTCTTTTCTTCACATGCACCTTGCTTAGGAGCGAATGGGCAAATCCCTTTGAGGCTGAATCTTTAGAATGGAGGgaagagttgtttttttttaaaaaaatggggaatcaagGGCTTTTTTAGGGAGGGCGAAAGAAGGGAGCAATTAATCGTTTGATGCCCAGTAAACCTGGCTAAGGACTAGAAACCTGGTTTGGGACAAGAGATTAAAAACATAAAGGTTACCTGGAAAAAGTAAAGAAGGTAATTAGAACACTATTGTTTATACAATATtgaaaaaatacaattttttattGTTTTAACTGAAATCACCACCCAGCACTTTAAGCCTACCCCTAATATAGCACCTACAGTAAAGGTTATAGCACAAGCAAACTGCTAATTCTGCAGGTAAGCAAGTTAGACAGTGCTAGCCAGATACCCTCCCTCCCCTAAAGTAATGAGAATACAACGTGCTAGATAAGAGTTAAAGTACACCATTACATGTTAAATAGTTAACACTACCCTTCCAACAAGCCACAAATGCTAGATAGATAACTTCAGCACGGTAACTAACCACAGCCCTACATAACTGcacttttttattaaaaaaaaaaagaaagaaaacctttTGCTTCATGCCCGTAATTAACATAAAATAAGTAAATTCTTTGTATGTCTCTGTATTTAGGAAAATAATCATGCTAAAGCAAATTGAATTTTATAGAGACTTTCAAAGGAAAAGAGACTGATTGTGCTTTTTGAATTCAAAAAAGATAGGATATCTTCCAACCTCAATGACTCAAACCTTGTGGCATATAGTACTCCTAAGCTAAATGTGCATTTTggaaaacttgaaaaaaaaatgcccaCTGAATGAGCACAGGGgggcattggaaaaaaaaatggtaaagTGTCTCAGAGTTGGTTAACCCCATTGATGTCCTATTGGTTGCACCAACATTGGAATAAAAATATATCTGGCTATCTAAAACCCTCACGAAATCCCCAAATCTACAATAGGCAACATTTGGGCCTGGAAGGGTCTCTGCACGCTGCCTCTGGACATGTGGTTAGCTGAATCCAAGTCTGACTGGTGGGCATCTGAGGGGTCTGATTCCCTCAATATTaaggggggtggaggaaggggaagaaattcCCCTTCAAAACTTGTTCTACTTTGTTAAAAGACTGGcagtcctccccctccctgcttcgGAATAgtcctctccacctctccccacacTGAAGTGGCCAAATATCTTTATCTTCCCTAGTTAATTTTCTTCTTAAatcgtgtgtgagtgtgtgagagtgtgtgtgttgggtctGTAATATCTACTCCCCCTCCCACAAGCAGATGGTGATAAAACGGCTGCCAGAGAtggcagaaggaaaaaaaatccgaAACAAAGAAATGAGATTGCTGAAGTACTCATGGCCCATGGACCAGTCCCTCCTGGATGTAGCTAGCGCGCTCAGCATAATGACTCTCCTTTGATGATGAGACCCTCTCCGGTAGAAAAAGCTTCGATCTGCAACGTGTGCCTAACCACAGTTCAAGCACCAGCAAGCAAGCTTACAGCTCTCGGTCAAGGGCAGCAGTCTCGAACTGGCAAAGAAGTGGAGTTCGACCTTGCAGTGTGCTCTGAGTCAACTAAAGCACTATCCACGTCatatcccttcctttctcccaacAAAGaaaagggtgggggctggggggggcggttGTCGGAGCTCATAATCCAGACTGGGAAAATGAGTCCAGAAAAAGGCTTTCAACGGTCCCAAAAGCAAATACACCCGCAGTTACAGGGCCCAGTAGCTTGAAGGGCAGGAATCCACATATAAAAAATGTACTTAAAATccaagtgtaaaaaaaaaaaaaaaaaaaaaaaaaattaaatttggtTAGTTTTAAGTTTCGATGCTCCGAAATAGCTCCCTGCACGGTTACAGGTGCTCCTTATAGCACGGGGTCACCAGATTAACGGGAAGGAGTAGTACTTTGAATTGTACCCTTTGCTCTAAGTGCTCTTACAacggtctccccctccccccgattTCTTTTCACTTTTGAGAAAGCACTGCTCCGACGTAGCATCCAAGGGTCGGTTTGTTTGTTTCTCTTTGGAACCACCAATAAAGGAAgcggcatcattttttttttcttttttctttttttttttttttatactctGGTCTACCTATCAGAGCTGCTGTCTGGCGGCCGTTTCAGTAGCACACAAGTTGGCTTGGCCAAGATGGTCTTATGAACGCATGCATTCGGGCTGCGTATTGCTGCCCAAATGGAATGTGGGGGGATATGCTATGCACCTCTGGTTGAGAAATGACCAAGAAATCAAAATCTAAAgggtgatatataatatatatatatcaatgctattattcatAAAAACCTTGTTTAGTAATAAAAAAAATTGCTTTCGTTTAAATATGAATATTATAGTCTGCTTCTCATGGTTAGGAAATAATAGTCTTTCTGAAAAGCAGGTGGCTTTTTCTACTACAACTCCATATCCTGTGCCTCATCTTCCGAAAAGTCAGACATTGAACTCTCCGACGAGCTGTCACCGGTGCCCTCTTCCTGTTCTTTCAGGGCTTCTTCTGTTGCATATTTCTGAATATATTCTGCAGAAtgggatgagagaaagagagagagggagagacagggcagTCAGTAGGTGTGTTCACGCACACAGCTGAGGGACATAAAAGCTGTACAATTCATCATAACATTACCTTTGGTCTTCCTGAGCACTTTCATTTTCAAATCACTCTCTCATTTTTGCCCTTCCCACAACTCTGGGCGGTAggtagaaaaaaggagaaaaactaGGGTTCCTCATTTCTGGGGATGAGCAAGCTTGACACATCGTAACCAAGGATTCCTTGGGGCTCTGGGCCCCTCCACAGTGGTTCTCCCAAGGCGTTCCACACAAAAAGGGCCCAGAGAACTTGCAGATGAAGGACACTCAGGGAAGCCTGAGCTCTGTGTGAAACCCAAAGgtgatggaggaagaggggaaagccagagaaggtaggaagaaaggaggacagcgacaggaaggagggaggggggaaaggatggCAGAAAGACAACGGATGCCAAAGTTGAAGGACcaagtggagagggggacatgcCGTTGGCCATGACGCTGGGGCTTTGGTTTCATCTGTTGGAAACTGTTTGGCCACAATGTGGATTCTCAGAGCTGAACCTCTGAAATATGTGGTGGCCCCAGGGATGGAAataagagggtgggaaggggagaaagggagttccgggaaagaaaaaaagggccAAAAGAGGCTCCACTCATTTTAGTGAACTTTGCCACCGTGGAACAGAAGGAAGGTTCCCAAACACACAGTGGCAGAAGACAGCCTGATGGCTGGTTCCCACTGCCCCCAGTTTCAGAGGgaatgaggggagggaagaaggcagaaTGACCTGATGTTTATATGTCAAGTTTCCTCTAAGCCTCCCACTTGAAGTGTCTCACACCTTTCCTTAGGAGAAACTGGCTTCCATGGCTTTCATTCCTCATAGCCCAACACCTTATCAGAGGGAAGCACAAAGGGAGGTTTTCTCCATCTGCACTCCTTGGAAGGTTATTTTACCTCCCCTCAGGACAACttcttcaggagaagcagtgtggcccagaggaaagagcacgggtctgggagttagtggacctgggttcgaattcaggctctgacacttgtctgctgtgtgaccttgggcaagtcacttaaaaacgTCTCTATGCTTCTgtgccctcatccgtaaaatggggattacgactgtgagccccatgtgggacagggactgtgttcaacctgattatcatgtatctaccctactgcttggtttaacaaataccacttaaaaaaacccaaaaaacccccaCCCCTCACTCTATTCCATTTTCTGTTCAGCTGCTGCTTATGCTAAGTCAGGGACCAGAAGGCAAGTAATTCCAACTCCTTCCAGGGCTTGGTGGAGCTgctggtttcctcagctgtcctCTCCAATGGGGTGCCACTCATCCTGTCGACATCAGGTGCACAAAGTCATGAGCTCGCTGAGCTCGCTGATACTGAAGTGTTAATTGGTCCACGTTTTCCTCTCTCAATCCAGAGCTAACCACGGGGCGAGCCTCTGGGCGTAGAGACAAGCCCGGATGGGACCAGCTGGGTCCCATGTTGGCCCcacgcccctccctctcccagggtGTGGGCATCTATTTTGAGACAACTATTTACCTCAAAGAGCTCATGACCAGGCACGGTTACTTGGCTGTGGTCATTTGGTGTTTATGTGGTCAGGAAAGTTCTTGGATTCCCAGCTGAAGTCTCACAGGCTCGCTACAAGAACAGACACTGAAGTGTCACTGAACGTCACAGATGCTGCCTGCCAGGCCCTTGGGCTAACCAGCTAAAAGGGGCTTTCTACAGCAGCCCAAGACAGCTCTTATACAGACATGTAAGTGGCGCCTTACAGCTCTGAATGTGCCTGCGTTAAAATCCGTTGGGTGGAAAATTACCAGAGCTGCTGAACAAACCATCAAAAAAAGTTCTTGTGAACCCTAAGAATTCGATGTTTTCAAATAAATAGCCTTCACCCAACGTGAAGGGATTCCGACCCTCAGAATCGTCGGCCCCAGTCCTTTCTGGTGGCTCCATGAATAAAAGAATACAGACAGGAGAAAAGAGCCTGCTGATTTTCAGGCTGAGCTCTTCCTGCTATGGGCTCTGCAGGGCCTGGATGTATCAAAGGAGGAAGCACGTGGGCACactcacacattctctctctcccccctgcccccgcaaCCTCCAAGTGACAGACAAAACTTCAGTCACTGAGGGTAGATACTGTATTTCAATCATTCCAGTGGCTAGGTCAATTCTCCGCTTCTTTCAAACCTCCGGGAAGGGACCACCCTCTGGTCAGCTACCCAAGCTCCTACTTAAGGTGACTAATTCAAGGATCTGGACTCCTCCCCatgtctagactggaagctcgttacgggcagggaacgtgtctaccaactctgttatactgtactctcccaagcacttggtacagtgctctgcacacagtaagcactcaataaatacaactgatcgactgactgattttcaTACTTACTGCCAGAGAATTTCAAGGTGTTGCCTCCGAGCTGCCTATTTTAAAAACTAGGGAATACTTTGGGCAGATGAGAAACTGCCCTTTTAAACTAGTCATTTTGGGATGGTGAAAGCAACACTTAAATAGGGCCTGAGGAGCTTCACCACTTCTGGCTTTATAATACGTGATAGAGCTAATTTTTAGAATCAGTAAATACTCCTGCAGAAACCATTATTCTCTCTTTCTTGCTACTCCAAAGAGCAACCTCCCTAGGTGGGACAAGTACCTAGACCAGAAGGGAGTAGAAACAGTTTTAGCCTGGTTCAGCATGAAATGGAAGTGGATCCTACTGAGAACTTAAATCCAAGGCTTGCATTTCTGCTGGTGACAGACCAGGCCCCACTGGTCTGATTTTGGGGTTGAACAAAGAGGCAGGGTGAGGAAAGAGGCAAGTTGTGGCCTGCTGAATTTGTTTGGTGGCCAGAGGAGATGGAGCTTTTTGAAGTCATGGACATTCATATGTGAAAATCCTGAAATAAGCtgaagaaaaaaaccaaaaaacaaacgaACTCCCCCAAAACCCAACAACAGTAGAAGTGAGGAAAGCCCAGGTAGGCAATTAGAAAAACTAGAAGAGGCAAGGAACATAAAGACTAGGGATGAAATCCGACAGAGATCACTATCTGATGTTCAAAACTAAAAGCAGATTTggtaaaaagagaaaagagagttgGTGTGGAAGAAGAATACTGAAGGAAGAAACCAGACTGGCAGTTGaaggccagagagaaaggagaagacgTACAGAGAAAGGAGACCgcaaaggaaagaaagaacagggaagaggcagaattaATGCCCTCACGCAGGAAGGAATGGAAAGCAGTGCTGTGAGGTGAACCAGGACAGCGGTCCGCACGCaagaagcactccataaataccaactGGATGACTGAAGAACCTACCTTacaaaggcaggtggaaatgagaAAGAAGGAACAACGTGGAAAGATCAAGGAAGGGTTAGAAGACAGATTCTTGTCAAAACTGGGAGGTACTCTGAAGGCAGGCGTCCTAGAGACCAATCCTACCCACTGATCTATCTGTGGGTTGCAAAAACGGAAGCTGAGTGACAGTGTTCTTAAATGTCACCCATGTTAAGGCTTTAATGCACTTTCCTGTCAAAATTTCCCCTACTTGAAACTCCTGAGATTGTATTTTTCTTGAAAGTCACCATTATGGGGCcacccaggttttttttttaagtgacagCTACTGGGAAGTAGCTAGTGCTTTGGTACTTAAGTAAATGCTGGACTAGAGTGGAACTGGAATCAGCACTTAGACACAGGCTCTCAGTTTGGTGCTTCACTGCCTCTCTGACAGGAGGTGAGCGGATATGAAAGCACCAACGGGATCTGCCTCTGACTTAATACATTTTCTTGCGTACCTTTAATTTTCTGTTTGTATTCTTCTGGTCGGTGGAGATACATTGCTGCAGCATCGCCATTTAGAGGATCTATAGGGTTAGGATAGGCCAGCAACTGAGGCAGGAACGACTCAAATATATTGGTGAGATCTGCCGAAACAAACAAAGGCGATTAACAACACAGAGGTCCGTAGCTCCCAGAGGGGAACAACATTCACAAGTGTCTGGCACAGGGATCACAGATTGTCGAAGGGACGACTCAAAATAAATATTGGTGAGATCTGCAGAAGCCACCGAAGGTGATGAACACGCAGAGGTTCAGGACTCAGAACAGGAACAAAGTTCAAGAGTGTCCTGAGCAGGAACCAGAGAGAGACGGTCTGAATTGAGGAAGTTTGGTTCCAGCTGCTGACCAGCCTTACTAGCAACCTTAAATTTGTTTTGGATCAAGGTTTTCCAATTACTTAGCTTACCATTAAAAGTTGCATCGCCTGCAATCAGCGAATGGAGGGCAGGCGTTGTACCTCCACCGTAACCAacataatcaaaggtatttactgaacacttaactacatgcagggcacggtactaagcacttgggagagtacaatacaatagatttgtacTATTATGCcttcactattttttttaaaagtcaaaAATCAGAAGTTTTAAGACACAAGTGAATCCTTGATAAAAACCAGTAGAGTttacataggaaaaaaaaaacaacccaaacccCTGCCATCCTCCAGGGTGTTTAATGCCACAGGTAAGGAAAAAAGCATCATTACAGTCAGAGCTGTTTTGTTTACAACTGCACTTctctctctgggctccagttgaCTAACAAAGAACCGAATGATTCTATTACCAGGAAGAAAAATGtcctaaggggaggggaggggcagagtggGGAAGGAAGTTGTGGTGTAAAAACAACACAAGGCTTCTAGGGGTTCCCCTCTTTTGGGGACAATCTCTAGCTGAAACTCAATTCCTGAGCTCCAACTAGTCCATTCCATGGGATCACTGGGTAGAGTATTTATTATAATGAACAGTTTAAAAAACTTTATGACCTCTTTCTATATCAGCTGCTCCATTTTCATggttccgcccccccccccaccccccaattaaCTCCATAAATTTTGAGCAGAGATTAGAGATTGTATGCATAATTTTCTGGGTTTTGGCATTTGCTTCCCAACCATTTACCAGCATTTCACATTTCTGAGGCTGGATGTGGAGGAGCTACATTTTGCACGTGTTTAGGCCTCTCCCTTaatgatatcatcaatcgtatttattgagtgtttactatgtgcagagcactgtactaagtgcttgggaagtacaaattggcaacataaatgataaatgataaatgataTCCCCTCAACGCACTCTCAGGCCGAGATTCAATATTACGTAGATTCGGAAACTCATGCCATCTGAACCCCAACCCCTTGCAGCTTCCGATTGAGGTTTACTAGATACAACCATCTTTCAATTATTCAAGGTAATGGGGAAGACTCCTGGAATGAACCTCCTTACCCTGCAAATGATATGACACCATATTTAAGCAGCCTAAAAGAGGACACCcgcatcagtcaatggtatttactaagcacacactgtgtgccacgcactgtactgagtacaatacattagagttggtaaacatgatccctgccctcaaggcgcttACAGAATAATACAAATTATTCTTCAGTTTGCCGTGAGACTGCCTTCATGAGCATGAGAGTCGCTGAGAGAACCTCTTGCTCTTTATATCTCCCTGAAGGCACAATgcaccttctccgggcctctgacCTTCAGGGAAAGCATTGCTTATAACATCCGATGGTTAAGAAGGAAAAAGTATATCCTACCACCAGCAGGACAGAAACATGAGTTGCTTTTGCAGTAGTGGGGATGATCTGCACcgaaccatccacactctcttgctCGGTTCCCCGTGCCCAATGGCAGGCACTGCGGGAGACATTGGCGGGGCTAATGGATGTAGGCTGTGGTCATGTAACAGAATCAATTCATAATATTTATTacgagcttattgtgtgcagaacactgtactaagcacttgggagagttaatctAAGAGTAaaataggcatattccctgcccacacagagcttacagtctagagggaacatcTCTGAGACCTCAACAATAACAGAATCCTTGGTGTCCTCACCCAAGTGTAATTCACTGTCAAGACTCTCAGAGTGGCTTAGTAAGATCC
This window encodes:
- the UBE2H gene encoding ubiquitin-conjugating enzyme E2 H isoform X2, with translation MNKIFHPNIDEASGTVCLDVINQTWTALYDLTNIFESFLPQLLAYPNPIDPLNGDAAAMYLHRPEEYKQKIKEYIQKYATEEALKEQEEGTGDSSSESSMSDFSEDEAQDMEL